One window of Thalassovita mediterranea genomic DNA carries:
- a CDS encoding DUF1285 domain-containing protein, translating to MPPVEQWSPERSADIDMEIRADGSWWHEGGRINRKKLVKLFSTILRKDADGSHWLVTPYEKVVVHVEDAPFIATRVDRAGEAGEDQKLAFVTNVGDVVIAGADNPLRIETDPETLEPSPYLLVRGRLEAKLARPVFYELAGMAVISPEDEGRLGVWSDGVFFDIGPAED from the coding sequence CTGCCGCCTGTCGAGCAATGGTCACCGGAGCGGTCGGCCGATATCGACATGGAAATCCGCGCCGATGGCAGCTGGTGGCATGAAGGCGGGCGAATCAATCGCAAGAAGCTGGTGAAGCTGTTCTCGACCATCCTGCGCAAGGATGCAGACGGCTCGCACTGGCTGGTGACGCCTTATGAAAAGGTCGTCGTGCATGTTGAGGATGCGCCCTTCATTGCAACGCGCGTGGACCGGGCCGGCGAGGCGGGTGAGGATCAGAAGCTGGCCTTTGTGACCAATGTCGGCGACGTCGTGATCGCTGGCGCAGACAATCCGCTGCGGATCGAGACGGACCCTGAGACACTGGAGCCGTCGCCCTATCTGCTGGTGCGCGGGCGACTAGAGGCGAAACTGGCGCGGCCTGTCTTCTATGAGCTGGCCGGAATGGCGGTCATATCGCCTGAGGATGAGGGGCGACTTGGTGTCTGGTCAGATGGGGTGTTCTTTGACATAGGACCGGCCGAGGACTGA
- a CDS encoding MoxR family ATPase, with product MADDNDVVVQEAEAAGETLEKVKAEIAKAVFGQDRVIELALSAILAGGHALLIGAPGLAKTRLVEAMGTALGINSQRIQFTPDLMPSDILGSEVLDEGAGGERSFRFIKGPIFTQLLMADEINRASPRTQSALLQAMQERHVTIAGVRHDLPAPFHVLATQNPIEQEGTYPLPEAQLDRFLLKIDVTYPDIDTERQILVETTGLSDASVQPAIDGEQLMALQRLVRQMPVGEKVLTAILATVREARPEQSSDDRVRRFVDWGPSPRAGQALMLACRARALLRGRLAPSLEDVEALAEPCLGHRMAMRYDPTGQAPSMRELIGDLARSTG from the coding sequence ATGGCAGACGATAATGACGTGGTTGTTCAGGAGGCTGAAGCCGCTGGCGAAACGCTGGAAAAGGTGAAAGCCGAGATCGCGAAAGCCGTCTTCGGTCAGGACCGCGTGATCGAGCTGGCGCTTTCGGCAATCCTCGCAGGCGGCCACGCCCTGCTCATTGGTGCCCCCGGCCTTGCCAAGACCCGCCTCGTCGAAGCCATGGGCACGGCCCTCGGCATCAACTCACAGCGCATCCAGTTCACGCCAGATCTGATGCCGTCCGACATTCTCGGCTCCGAAGTTCTCGATGAAGGCGCCGGCGGCGAGCGCAGCTTCCGCTTTATCAAGGGCCCGATCTTCACCCAGCTCCTGATGGCAGATGAGATCAACCGCGCCTCGCCGCGCACCCAGTCCGCCCTCCTTCAGGCCATGCAGGAACGCCATGTGACGATTGCAGGCGTGCGCCATGACCTGCCCGCGCCCTTCCATGTCCTCGCGACCCAGAACCCGATTGAGCAGGAAGGCACCTACCCGCTACCCGAAGCACAGCTCGACCGTTTCCTTCTCAAGATCGATGTCACCTATCCGGACATCGATACCGAACGTCAAATCCTCGTTGAAACCACCGGCCTTTCAGATGCAAGCGTCCAGCCCGCCATTGATGGCGAACAGCTCATGGCTCTCCAGCGCCTCGTCCGCCAGATGCCTGTTGGCGAGAAGGTTCTGACGGCGATCCTCGCCACCGTTCGCGAAGCGCGCCCTGAGCAGAGCTCGGATGACCGTGTTCGTCGCTTCGTCGACTGGGGCCCGTCGCCTCGCGCCGGTCAGGCGCTGATGCTCGCCTGCCGGGCACGCGCCCTCCTGCGCGGCCGTCTCGCGCCATCGCTCGAAGATGTCGAAGCCCTTGCAGAGCCTTGCCTCGGCCACCGTATGGCAATGCGCTATGACCCGACCGGTCAGGCGCCAAGCATGCGTGAGCTGATCGGCGACCTCGCCAGATCGACAGGCTGA
- a CDS encoding CoA pyrophosphatase translates to MAFVDLDDFLARARLRLDPVEGEERLSEGGDIEFLDADSIANIRRAAVLVPIIPREGGPTTLLTHRPMTMKAHPGQVAFPGGKVDPVDADEIEAALREAEEEVGVNPDEVKLIARGAPYITGTGFRIVPVLGVLPEGFVPRPDPVEVDSVFETPLSFLMKAANHQRQKASWKGQVRHYYEMPYEGHRIWGVTAGIIRALYERLYEPGEEVV, encoded by the coding sequence ATGGCCTTTGTCGATCTCGATGATTTTTTGGCGCGTGCGCGCCTGCGCCTCGACCCTGTTGAAGGCGAGGAACGCCTGTCTGAAGGCGGCGATATCGAGTTTCTGGACGCTGACAGCATTGCCAATATTCGCCGGGCCGCTGTGCTGGTGCCGATCATCCCGAGGGAGGGCGGTCCGACCACGCTGCTGACCCATCGGCCCATGACGATGAAGGCCCATCCGGGGCAGGTTGCCTTTCCGGGCGGCAAGGTCGACCCGGTTGATGCCGATGAAATCGAGGCAGCGCTGCGCGAAGCCGAGGAAGAAGTTGGCGTCAATCCCGATGAGGTAAAGCTGATCGCACGGGGCGCACCCTATATTACGGGGACCGGCTTCCGGATCGTGCCGGTGCTGGGTGTCCTGCCAGAAGGTTTTGTCCCACGGCCAGACCCGGTCGAGGTGGACAGCGTGTTTGAGACGCCGCTTTCCTTCCTGATGAAGGCGGCAAACCACCAGCGTCAAAAAGCCAGCTGGAAGGGTCAGGTGCGCCACTATTATGAGATGCCGTATGAGGGCCACCGCATCTGGGGCGTGACGGCTGGGATCATACGCGCTTTATATGAGAGGCTGTACGAGCCCGGGGAGGAAGTGGTTTGA